The Anastrepha ludens isolate Willacy chromosome 2, idAnaLude1.1, whole genome shotgun sequence DNA window TAGTTCGTGAggtattgtgctaagagtgacgctacttctgctattttcaaaacaatggatcaaaaagagttTCCTGTTTCAATGTCACACTgattcttgatgggaaaaataccgttcaagcgaagcaatgacttgaaaagtattgaaacaacaataaaatgatagTTTGctaacttcaaacgtggtcatagggacaccgatgatgcacaacgcagttgatgtcaaaaagaggcggtaacaccagaaaacatcgaaAACATCCACaaaatcgctgtgaatgatcgaaaagtgaagaagcgtgagttagctgacatcgtaacaCTATCAAAAGaatgtgttggctttatattgcatgagcatttgactatgagaaaactctgttcaaagtgggtggcgcgtttgctcactgttgaccaaaaacacgaacgtgttgatgattctgGGCAGTGTTTGGCCATGTTTAAACGTAATAAACCGGAATTTCGGCGTCGATATGTAAgtggatgaaacatggatccatcacttcactccggaatcaaaacgatcgtcATTTGAGTGAACAGCAACTGGCGAACCTCGTCCTCGGTATTTTGGGATGTGTATCTTGTAAAATTCATCGACTATCTTGAGAAGGGAAATACTATGAACAGTGAATATTATATAGCGCTATTGGAGCATTTGAAGGCCGAAATTCCAAAGAAACGTCCGcatatggcaaagaaaaaaattttgtttcatcaagacaacgcaccgtgtcacaagtcaatcaaaccaatggcaaaaatacacgaATCGAATTTCGAATTGCTCCTACATCCactgtattcgccagattttgAGCCCAGCGACTACTACTGGctattcgcagacctaaaaaattgctagccggtaagaaatttcgctcgaaaagGTTCTCGCTGAAACggaggcctattttgagacaAAACATAAAtcattctacaaaagtggtattgaaatattagagcggcgctggaatgattgcgttgttcttgatggaaattacgttgatgaacaaaagctaattttgaacgtGTTGAAGAAAAACTTTAGGCCCGGGACGTCTAAGCCTTAACACGTTGGCTTAATTAAGTATAAACGTAATACATTTATACTTTTACTAGTTAATAGTTACTTACGAGTTGTACACTTTCCATGAAGTTATCGAAATCGGTTTTTGTGGGACAATAGAAGCCAATGCAGCAACTTGGATCCATTTtagatgtttttaattttcgcgGTGATTTGCAATGAAATGATTGCAAGGAGAAATTGTCCTGATTAACGTCAACCATCTCCTGACAGTAATGGGGGTCCAGGTGTATCATTTTGTCTTCTaacagataaaataaaaaaaaaaaaaaaaaaaaaaattaagttttttaaaaagcatttaatacacacatacacgtatacCTTGGTATCCAACGAAATATAGCGAATGTTTTGGTCGGCCACCGATTATACCAATGCAGTATTCCGTACTCAGTAGCAGTTTTAAACAATGCGCATAGACAGGATTCAATTTATCTGTACCCAAACGTAGtggaattaataaaattaacgaTTTCCATTGTTGTTTCTGCGATTTCGGCGTTTCAGTGCGACGTGTTGGTTGCCACGGCACATGTTTCTTTGGGGAGGGTTCCGGTATGCGGCACTCCTTTTCAACGTCTTGCATATAAACTACGAAAGATAAGTAATGATTGATTAAAGTGcacaatttaatatttacttatacataagTATCGAATAAATTATCATTTATTATCAGCGATAAGTGCTTCAAAGAAGAACTATTCCATGAGtgtatgaaatatattaataatgtaTTTATGTCAATACTCTTTACATGGATTTTGACATTGATAGCGCACTTATTAAATCACAtacgaaatttattaaaatttaattaaaaaaaaaacggaaaaatatATAAGGTACATTGTCTCAAACTTACTTGTACAATCCCTAGCTACATAAATTGCTATGTTATCGAAGTCAACATTTTCTTGAGCCGCCGTTTTTAGCGCTTGCCTGTAAATTAGTTTAATAAAGATTATTTAAGCAATCCATGACTTTGTATGCACATGATGAGATATTTACTTCAAGAGATATGAAACCGATGCTGGACCATACCAATCACCTGGCCGTTTGCCCATTTCTTCGCCCAAGCTAACTAACGCATGTATAGAGAAGGGACTGCTCTTAGAAGAACTATCACCGaaccattttataatttttttatgcatattGTCTTCATACGTAGAATGCAATTGTGTTTCTGGATCATAACGCCAACCTGTCAAAAGGCAATGAGTTTTACAAGAAAATcggattacaaatatttttttgttatacaacatttttttttatctaaatttactagctttgtacataaatatgaaaaattgtttttggtttttcacttACTTCTGCCTAAGAAATGACAAATGAGGCCTTGAGCCAACAACATTTGCCCGCTACGCAGCATACATCCCCAACCACAATCGGATGTGTAATTTGAGCCATTCATTGTGGGGAATTCCCGCCTGTAAGTCATCCAAATTCGACTGTAAAAATCACGTCGGAATCCCTCGATACCCTCCTCCCATGGATGTTCAGCCACTTGATTTTCAACTGCATCCATACCTAATTCCTGCGGCACAACTATCTCATCAACTTCATGTGGATTGAGAGTTGGATATACATTGCTAGCGAGTATGGTGCTATCAACAGGCACATATTGTTCAGCAGTTTCGCATACGCTGCTAGTTACATTTGGTGTGATAACGCCAGCAGTTGTACTCAATTCTGTTGAGCTCTCCATGGACGATGGTGGCGTATATTTACGATGGTAGCAGCGGCCTAGAAGCCAAACAGGCTgctctttagaaaaatttggcTTTATTTTTCCACTCCATCCATATTTCACGTTATGCCACATTGATAGTAGTTTGGATTCCATACCCTTATGCGGTGTACGACTTCCAACAGACATTCCGTTTGTTGAACTCGTACCAATATCTGCTTCGTCCGTGTCAGTGGATGGGTTCGCAGTAGTTGCACTCGAATATAATAGCTGGAATGCGTTCATCAATCGGGATGAGGCCGAAACCTTTCGCTGCGCTGCTGACGTTTCCGCGTTCGATACGTCTGCCGATGTGGTAAGTGGTGTTAATGTTGTTGCAGCTGCTGCGGTCGTTGTACTCAAATTCATACCTGAATCAGCATTGTTGCTCTCGCCACTGCCTAAAGGCAACTGAATCGTTTGTATTGCTGCTGCTTGCTCTTCTTCTTCGACTGTGACATCGACAAGTGTAGGTGCAGCGGGCTGAGTACCTAAATTTTTGTTCGCACCAGCATGATTATTTTCCGTGTTTGTTGCACTTTTTCCAGCCGTCGGTGCCGCTGACGGAGGATCGCGCCCTTGTATAAGGTTTAACTTCTCGTCTGTCAACTGCGACAGTGACAGTAATCCATCGTAGCTCATCTGTGTAAAAATTTCGATAGTACTCAAGAATATGCTTCAGATAGTGTAAtcggaaatttgtttaaaatagtttttttttaaatagtgactaattgttcaaaaatgaagaACACACCAAtcttatagata harbors:
- the LOC128855754 gene encoding cysteine protease ATG4D isoform X3, whose protein sequence is MMSYDGLLSLSQLTDEKLNLIQGRDPPSAAPTAGKSATNTENNHAGANKNLGTQPAAPTLVDVTVEEEEQAAAIQTIQLPLGSGESNNADSDVSNAETSAAQRKVSASSRLMNAFQLLYSSATTANPSTDTDEADIGTSSTNGMSVGSRTPHKGMESKLLSMWHNVKYGWSGKIKPNFSKEQPVWLLGRCYHRKYTPPSSMESSTELSTTAGVITPNVTSSVCETAEQYVPVDSTILASNVYPTLNPHEVDEIVVPQELGMDAVENQVAEHPWEEGIEGFRRDFYSRIWMTYRREFPTMNGSNYTSDCGWGCMLRSGQMLLAQGLICHFLGRSWRYDPETQLHSTYEDNMHKKIIKWFGDSSSKSSPFSIHALVSLGEEMGKRPGDWYGPASVSYLLKQALKTAAQENVDFDNIAIYVARDCTIYMQDVEKECRIPEPSPKKHVPWQPTRRTETPKSQKQQWKSLILLIPLRLGTDKLNPVYAHCLKLLLSTEYCIGIIGGRPKHSLYFVGYQEDKMIHLDPHYCQEMVDVNQDNFSLQSFHCKSPRKLKTSKMDPSCCIGFYCPTKTDFDNFMESVQLYLHPMRCASGTVQPINSSNTSGQSEGAQCVEINYPLFTFSRGQCLDEEWDSIDESLYKPLQRQVTQMKQELDLQSNSVTYVSAHDDDDEETEEFVLL
- the LOC128855754 gene encoding cysteine protease ATG4D isoform X2 — protein: MSYDGLLSLSQLTDEKLNLIQGRDPPSAAPTAGKSATNTENNHAGANKNLGTQPAAPTLVDVTVEEEEQAAAIQTIQLPLGSGESNNADSGMNLSTTTAAAATTLTPLTTSADVSNAETSAAQRKVSASSRLMNAFQLLYSSATTANPSTDTDEADIGTSSTNGMSVGSRTPHKGMESKLLSMWHNVKYGWSGKIKPNFSKEQPVWLLGRCYHRKYTPPSSMESSTELSTTAGVITPNVTSSVCETAEQYVPVDSTILASNVYPTLNPHEVDEIVVPQELGMDAVENQVAEHPWEEGIEGFRRDFYSRIWMTYRREFPTMNGSNYTSDCGWGCMLRSGQMLLAQGLICHFLGRSWRYDPETQLHSTYEDNMHKKIIKWFGDSSSKSSPFSIHALVSLGEEMGKRPGDWYGPASVSYLLKQALKTAAQENVDFDNIAIYVARDCTIYMQDVEKECRIPEPSPKKHVPWQPTRRTETPKSQKQQWKSLILLIPLRLGTDKLNPVYAHCLKLLLSTEYCIGIIGGRPKHSLYFVGYQEDKMIHLDPHYCQEMVDVNQDNFSLQSFHCKSPRKLKTSKMDPSCCIGFYCPTKTDFDNFMESVQLYLHPMRCASGTVQPINSSNTSGQSEGAQCVEINYPLFTFSRGQCLDEEWDSIDESLYKPLQRQVTQMKQELDLQSNSVTYVSAHDDDDEETEEFVLL
- the LOC128855754 gene encoding cysteine protease ATG4D isoform X1; the protein is MMSYDGLLSLSQLTDEKLNLIQGRDPPSAAPTAGKSATNTENNHAGANKNLGTQPAAPTLVDVTVEEEEQAAAIQTIQLPLGSGESNNADSGMNLSTTTAAAATTLTPLTTSADVSNAETSAAQRKVSASSRLMNAFQLLYSSATTANPSTDTDEADIGTSSTNGMSVGSRTPHKGMESKLLSMWHNVKYGWSGKIKPNFSKEQPVWLLGRCYHRKYTPPSSMESSTELSTTAGVITPNVTSSVCETAEQYVPVDSTILASNVYPTLNPHEVDEIVVPQELGMDAVENQVAEHPWEEGIEGFRRDFYSRIWMTYRREFPTMNGSNYTSDCGWGCMLRSGQMLLAQGLICHFLGRSWRYDPETQLHSTYEDNMHKKIIKWFGDSSSKSSPFSIHALVSLGEEMGKRPGDWYGPASVSYLLKQALKTAAQENVDFDNIAIYVARDCTIYMQDVEKECRIPEPSPKKHVPWQPTRRTETPKSQKQQWKSLILLIPLRLGTDKLNPVYAHCLKLLLSTEYCIGIIGGRPKHSLYFVGYQEDKMIHLDPHYCQEMVDVNQDNFSLQSFHCKSPRKLKTSKMDPSCCIGFYCPTKTDFDNFMESVQLYLHPMRCASGTVQPINSSNTSGQSEGAQCVEINYPLFTFSRGQCLDEEWDSIDESLYKPLQRQVTQMKQELDLQSNSVTYVSAHDDDDEETEEFVLL